CTCTTTACCTGAAAAAATCATCAAAGGAAAGGAGATCATTAGCTATGAGTGTTCTGGTGGTCGGTTCAGTGGCCCTTGATACGGTTAAGACCCCCTTTGGGGAGGCAGGGGAGGTGTTGGGGGGAGCCGCGGTTTATTTCTCTATGGCTGCCTCGCTCTTTACTAACGTGAACTTAGTCGGGGTAGTGGGCACTGACTTTCCGAAAGAGCATGTCGAACTCCTCAGTCGGCGATCTATTGATCTAACCGGACTTCAGAAGAGGGAAGGCCAGACCTTTCGGTGGTCAGGGGAATATACCTATAACCTGAATGAGGCCAAAACCTTGGATACCAAGCTGAATGTCTTTGAGGATTTTAGGCCGGATATCCCTGAGGTCTACCGGAATTCTGAATCGGTCTTTTTAGCCAACATTGACCCTGAGCTTCAACTGCAAGTCCTGGAACAGGTTCGATCTCCCAGGGTGGTAGCCTGCGATACCATGAATTTCTGGATAAGTGGGAAGCGTGGAGCCCTCCTTAAGCTCCTCAAGCGCATAGATATTATCATCCTAAACGATGCTGAAATACGTCAGTTAACTAATGAGCCGAATTTAGTCAAGGCAGCCAATATCCTCAGGAGCTTTGGTCCCAGATATGTCATCATCAAGAAGGGTGAACACGGGGTGCTGATGTTCACCGGCTCTTCCTTTTTCTCTGCCCCGGCCTATCCCTTAGAATACATCTTTGATCCAACCGGCGCCGGGGACACCTTTGCCGGTGGCTTTATGGGCTACCTGGATACCTGCGAGGGATTAGCAGAGGCTAATCTCCGTAAGGCGATTGTCTATGGAAGTGTTTTGGCTTCCTTTAACGTGGAGGAATTCAGCCTGAGACGTCTGAGCAGGGTCCATATCGGTGAAGTCAAGGATAGATTCAGGGAGTTTGAAAGGATGTCCCGCTTTGAGGGGGTGTAAGGAGCTAAGATATGCGCCAGATGATTAACCTCGGTTTGATTGGCCTGGGCACAGTGGGCGGTGGTGTGGTTAGGGTTCTAAGAGACAACCTAACCCTGATTGAGGCCAGGGTTGGTGTCCCGGTGCGATTGAAAAAGGTCTGCGATCTGAACCTTGACCAGGCTAAGGGGCTGGGATTGAACACCGATCAATTAACGACGAGGGCCGAAGAGGTGGTCACTGATCCTGAGATAGACATCGTGATCGAACTGATTGGCGGCTATGAGCCGGCCCGCACCTTTATCCTTGAAGCCATTAAGCACGGCAAACAGGTGGTTACCGCTAATAAGGCCTTGCTGGCCAAATATTGGGGCGAGGTTATGTCTGCTGCTTCTGAGTATAAGGTAGGGCTTGGTTTTGAGGCCAGTGTTGGGGGAGGGATACCTCTACTTTCTTCCATTCAGACCGGCCTGGCCGCTAATCGCATTGAGTCCATTTTTGGAATCATAAATGGGACATGTAACTATATCCTAACTACCATGGAAAGCCAGGGCAAGGAGTTTTACGAGGTCTTAGCCGAAGCCCAGGCTAAAGGATATGCCGAGGCTGATCCGTCCTTGGACATTGAAGGGATAGATACAGCCCATAAGACTATTATCCTGGCTTCGCTGGCCTTTGGACAGTGGGTCAAAATGGAAGAAGTCTATACGGAAGGGATTAGCCGGCTTACACCGGCTGATATTACTTACGCCCGGGAGTTTGGCTATACCATCAAGCTCCTGGGCATAGCCCGGGAGGAAGAAGGCGAATTAGATGTTCGGGTGCATCCGGTTCTTCTCCCCCGTCAACATTGGCTGACCTCCGTAGATGGGGTTTATAATGCTGTCTACTGTCGGGGAAGCCTTACCGGTCCTCTTCTCTTCTCC
The sequence above is a segment of the bacterium genome. Coding sequences within it:
- a CDS encoding PfkB family carbohydrate kinase codes for the protein MSVLVVGSVALDTVKTPFGEAGEVLGGAAVYFSMAASLFTNVNLVGVVGTDFPKEHVELLSRRSIDLTGLQKREGQTFRWSGEYTYNLNEAKTLDTKLNVFEDFRPDIPEVYRNSESVFLANIDPELQLQVLEQVRSPRVVACDTMNFWISGKRGALLKLLKRIDIIILNDAEIRQLTNEPNLVKAANILRSFGPRYVIIKKGEHGVLMFTGSSFFSAPAYPLEYIFDPTGAGDTFAGGFMGYLDTCEGLAEANLRKAIVYGSVLASFNVEEFSLRRLSRVHIGEVKDRFREFERMSRFEGV
- a CDS encoding homoserine dehydrogenase gives rise to the protein MRQMINLGLIGLGTVGGGVVRVLRDNLTLIEARVGVPVRLKKVCDLNLDQAKGLGLNTDQLTTRAEEVVTDPEIDIVIELIGGYEPARTFILEAIKHGKQVVTANKALLAKYWGEVMSAASEYKVGLGFEASVGGGIPLLSSIQTGLAANRIESIFGIINGTCNYILTTMESQGKEFYEVLAEAQAKGYAEADPSLDIEGIDTAHKTIILASLAFGQWVKMEEVYTEGISRLTPADITYAREFGYTIKLLGIAREEEGELDVRVHPVLLPRQHWLTSVDGVYNAVYCRGSLTGPLLFSGQGAGRFPTASAVVADCIALARDLLAGQVRLPLRPGDKPKHIKGISKIKSRYYIRFSALDQPGVLAEISGILGRYGISIASVIQKERRTKDVVPVIMLTHEALEQDIQAALSEIDQLTVIKDKSLLIRIEER